The window CAGCGTTGGCGGCACTGACCAGTAAGCCGCCACTGATTCCAATTCCTGCGCCACAGCCTCCACTGGCTGATTCCCACCCACCCGTCGGCTCCCATGAGATAACAAAATCTTACCGTCCATGTCTACCCCTGACCATTGGCTAGCCAGCAGTCTTCCTAAACCCGGATGAGCACCAACATGAGGCCTCAGATTGAGTGCCACCGCTTCACCTAAATCTCGCTGTGCCAGCGCCACTTCTGCGGGGATATCCTCCCTCACATGCACTCCTGGTAGCAGAAATAACGGCAATAACTGGATCTGGTTGCAACCCCCTGCAACAGCCGTACTGGCAAATTGCCGAATTTGCTCGTGTAATGCAGTATCAGCCAGTTCCAAGGTCGCTGTCCCTACGAGAGGATAGTGACACTTACGGCTTACCACTGTTGGCGTCGCTGGCTTCGCTTGTGCTCGTTGTAAGACACGATTCGCCTGGAAATACCCAGCGCGATTGCTGGGTAATAACTCTTGATCAGGGGCTAGAGGCTGGGAGATGGGGGAGTTCAGTGAACACCTGTAGTTGATTGCTCCTTGTCCCCAGCCCCTCTTTTCCAATTGAGAGCGTACCCGCTCCGCCAGTCTTGCCATAGCCTGATGGGGACGTGGATCGCGACTACCGTGAGAGATTAAGAGATAAGCCGATGATAATGGCAATGCTATGTTTAAAATTTTTAATTTACCTCGTACAATTGTAAGCACTATTATTAATAATTCTGTATCAAATACTTCTAAATTGAGCCAAACCCTGAAATAAAAATAAAGTCAGGGAAGTATGAATTCCCTGACTTTTCCCAATGTTATGGGGAGAGGTCGCTATTAATTAGCGTGTTGCTTCATCTGCTCTTGGGGATTGGCAATATACTTAAA of the Allocoleopsis franciscana PCC 7113 genome contains:
- a CDS encoding sirohydrochlorin chelatase; its protein translation is MPLSSAYLLISHGSRDPRPHQAMARLAERVRSQLEKRGWGQGAINYRCSLNSPISQPLAPDQELLPSNRAGYFQANRVLQRAQAKPATPTVVSRKCHYPLVGTATLELADTALHEQIRQFASTAVAGGCNQIQLLPLFLLPGVHVREDIPAEVALAQRDLGEAVALNLRPHVGAHPGLGRLLASQWSGVDMDGKILLSHGSRRVGGNQPVEAVAQELESVAAYWSVPPTLEEQIQVLVARGHKRIGILPYFLFSGGITDAIAQKLDILQTEFPTVKLTLGKPIGTSDILANLIVDLIEP